In Castanea sativa cultivar Marrone di Chiusa Pesio chromosome 6, ASM4071231v1, a single window of DNA contains:
- the LOC142638603 gene encoding uncharacterized protein LOC142638603 isoform X1, with amino-acid sequence MKSKGIVDKISTTVKKEIREKWMNLDEDSKLEYKKEASENSEKYANLSHNIPRKARKVSLYTRCAPNRVHLMVSNLNERQRFVIREMGFGSMLDLRSIQLNRDFCKWLVEHFDHNSCALDICGRRLPISTKDVEFILGVKSSGVDVSIVASAEEINHICQQHGLNVVGDIPINLLEGKLKEMKTSGKEFVGCFVLFVLGTLLCPTSKPYIKRSFISILLNIDEFKSLNWAKLVLDFLIRGVCKYKEKNRVGVSGCLLFLMLFHFEHVNVETNIEHVSKRPQPRICYWGKKEVNQRMLKLHSIGSFDSPKLFVTQMDGGHETENIPLQKQDINESHAMPSQHEDKPNMCFDEAIRRIEQSITSLKDEMLVMQKTVTNIGNNVDTFKNDILLELKKTAREHYGHSNDLNLNDVVDVKKEMKSASPYIIQDTMDDDDTVCAKKESKIESTSPVQDKIKQDDTEHIKEVSKIVSMEEDCSVHIAGQTQSNQKLGSKTPLSHNVDVDMMQLTFPHNVRLNASCVTPSSKPKVTRSQKRSPIVTSQAEVPKVNKRQKIKDSSQESRLGDDEDMNEFEPFTEMEKIICNYIFNKNFEESEVLVSMKYEYGDRAAFNTLLPNQWISSQIINLFVCKMRMEENKYTDMFVWYLPTHFAQKMLEEDGNPTLEWFKKTYRDDDKYMSNLVKCERIFIPMNDNNSHWYLCVVDFAKRIIYILDSLQSRTSEGIRTKNVKTVVTGLDKLLSFLEKDKYIDNITRFKFKSPISNPQQNNGYDCGMYVIKHMFTNTSSRHLPLLESWSERLRYKLAASLVLSKNNDQRSRIVEIARNIPLQEYFRSLKD; translated from the exons ATGAAATCTAAGGGCATTGTCGATAAGATAAGCACAACT GTTAAGAAGGAGATTAGAGAAAAGTGGATGAATCTTGATGAAGACTCTAAATTAGAGTACAAGAAGGAAGCAAGTGAGAATTCTGAAAAGTATGCTAATTTGTCACATAATATTCCTCGCAAAGCACGTAAA GTTTCATTATATACTCGGTGTGCCCCTAATCGTgttcatttgatggtttcaaatttaaatgaaagACAAAGATTTGTTATTCGAGAAATGGGATTTGGTAGTATGTTGGATTTAAGGTCTATACAGTTGAATAGAGATTTTTGCAAATGGTTAGTTGAACATTTTGACCACAATTCTTGTGCATTGGATATTTGTGGAAGGAGGTTACCAATATCCACTAAAGATGTAGAATTTATTCTAGGAGTAAAATCAAGTGGGGTAGATGTGTCTATTGTTGCAAGCGCTGAAGAGATAAATCATATATGCCAACAACATGGATTAAATGTGGTAGGGGATATACCAATTAACCTCTTAGAGGGTAAGCTGAAGGAGATGAAAACATCAGGAAAAGAGTTTGTTGGTTGTTTTGTGCTGTTTGTATTGGGTACTTTATTATGTCCCACTTCTAAACCTTATATCAAACGGTCCTTTATCTCAATTCTCCTTAATATTGATGAGTTCAAAAGCTTGAATTGGGCGAAGTTGGTGTTGGATTTTCTTATTCGAGGTGTGTgcaaatataaagaaaagaatcGTGTTGGCGTTAGTGGTTGCTTGCTATTTTTAATG TTGTTTCATTTTGAGCATGTCAATGTTGAAACGAATATTGAACATGTGTCCAAACGACCTCAACCACGTATCTGTTattgggggaaaaaagaagTTAACCAAAGGATGCTTAAATTACATTCAATTGGAAGTTTTGACAGTCCTAAG TTGTTTGTAACACAAATGGATGGTGGACATGAGACAGAAAATATTCCACTACAGAAACAAGATATTAATGAATCTCATGCTATGCCATCTCAACATGAAGACAAGCCAAATATG TGTTTTGATGAAGCAATTCGTAGAATTGAGCAATCAATAACAAGTCTTAAAGATGAAATGCTAGTCATGCAGAAAACCGTGACAAATATTGGAAACAATGTGGACACATTTAAGAATGACATTCTTTTGGAGTTAAAGAAAACAGCAAGGGAACATTATGGACATTCCAATGACCTCAACTTAAATGATGTTGTAGatgttaaaaaagaaatgaagtcTGCATCTCCATATATAATCCAAGACACAATGGATGACGATGATACAGTATGTGCTAAAAAAGAATCTAAGATAGAGTCTACATCTCCAGTTCAAgacaaaataaaacaagatgATACAGAGCACATTAAAGAAGTATCTAAGATAGTGTCAATGGAGGAAGACTGTAGTGTTCACATTGCTGGGCAAACTCAATCTAATCAAAAACTTGGCAGCAAAACACCCTTATCTCATAATGTG GATGTGGATATGATGCAATTAACTTTCCCTCATAATGTTCGACTTAATGCATCATGTGTTACACCTTCTAGCAAGCCTAAAGTCACCAGATCACAAAAACGCAGCCCAATTGTCACATCACAAGCTGAAGTTCCAAAAGTCAATAAAAggcaaaaaatcaaagattcaTCGCAG GAATCTAGATTGGGTGATGACGAGGATATGAATGAGTTCGAACCATTTACTGAAATGGAGAAGATCATATGTAactacatttttaataaaaattttgaagagag TGAAGTTCTTGTTTCCATGAAATATGAGTATGGTGATCGTGCAGCTTTCAATACCTTGCTCCCTAACCAATGGATAAGCAGTCAG attattaattTGTTCGTTTGCAAGATGAGGATGGAAGAAAACAAATATACAGACATGTTTGTGTGGTATTTGCCAACGCATTTTGCT caaaaaatgCTTGAAGAAGATGGCAATCCCACACTAGAATGGTTTAAAAAGACATATAGGGACGATGACAAGTATATGTCAAATTTGGTGAAGTGTGAACGG ATTTTTATCCCTATGAATGACAATAATAGTCATTGGTACTTATGTGTCGTTGATTTTgcaaaaagaattatatatatactggACTCTTTGCAAAGTAGAACTAGTGAAGGCATTCgaacaaaaaatgttaaaactgTG GTTACAGGCCTTGATAAGTTGTTgagttttttggagaaagaCAAGTATATTGATAATATTACCAGATTTAAATTCAAATCACCCATCTCAAATCCTCAACAAAATAATGG gtATGATTGCGGGATGTATGTTATAAAACACATGTTTACAAATACTTCCAGCAGGCATTTACCCCTTTTG GAGAGTTGGTCGGAACGTTTACGGTACAAGTTGGCAGCAAGTCTAGTGCTTTCAAAGAATAATGATCAACGTTCAAGAATTGTTGAAATTGCTAGAAACATTCCACTACAGGAATATTTTCGGTCACTCAAAGATTAG
- the LOC142638603 gene encoding uncharacterized protein LOC142638603 isoform X2, translated as MKSKGIVDKISTTVKKEIREKWMNLDEDSKLEYKKEASENSEKYANLSHNIPRKARKLFHFEHVNVETNIEHVSKRPQPRICYWGKKEVNQRMLKLHSIGSFDSPKLFVTQMDGGHETENIPLQKQDINESHAMPSQHEDKPNMCFDEAIRRIEQSITSLKDEMLVMQKTVTNIGNNVDTFKNDILLELKKTAREHYGHSNDLNLNDVVDVKKEMKSASPYIIQDTMDDDDTVCAKKESKIESTSPVQDKIKQDDTEHIKEVSKIVSMEEDCSVHIAGQTQSNQKLGSKTPLSHNVDVDMMQLTFPHNVRLNASCVTPSSKPKVTRSQKRSPIVTSQAEVPKVNKRQKIKDSSQESRLGDDEDMNEFEPFTEMEKIICNYIFNKNFEESEVLVSMKYEYGDRAAFNTLLPNQWISSQIINLFVCKMRMEENKYTDMFVWYLPTHFAQKMLEEDGNPTLEWFKKTYRDDDKYMSNLVKCERIFIPMNDNNSHWYLCVVDFAKRIIYILDSLQSRTSEGIRTKNVKTVVTGLDKLLSFLEKDKYIDNITRFKFKSPISNPQQNNGYDCGMYVIKHMFTNTSSRHLPLLESWSERLRYKLAASLVLSKNNDQRSRIVEIARNIPLQEYFRSLKD; from the exons ATGAAATCTAAGGGCATTGTCGATAAGATAAGCACAACT GTTAAGAAGGAGATTAGAGAAAAGTGGATGAATCTTGATGAAGACTCTAAATTAGAGTACAAGAAGGAAGCAAGTGAGAATTCTGAAAAGTATGCTAATTTGTCACATAATATTCCTCGCAAAGCACGTAAA TTGTTTCATTTTGAGCATGTCAATGTTGAAACGAATATTGAACATGTGTCCAAACGACCTCAACCACGTATCTGTTattgggggaaaaaagaagTTAACCAAAGGATGCTTAAATTACATTCAATTGGAAGTTTTGACAGTCCTAAG TTGTTTGTAACACAAATGGATGGTGGACATGAGACAGAAAATATTCCACTACAGAAACAAGATATTAATGAATCTCATGCTATGCCATCTCAACATGAAGACAAGCCAAATATG TGTTTTGATGAAGCAATTCGTAGAATTGAGCAATCAATAACAAGTCTTAAAGATGAAATGCTAGTCATGCAGAAAACCGTGACAAATATTGGAAACAATGTGGACACATTTAAGAATGACATTCTTTTGGAGTTAAAGAAAACAGCAAGGGAACATTATGGACATTCCAATGACCTCAACTTAAATGATGTTGTAGatgttaaaaaagaaatgaagtcTGCATCTCCATATATAATCCAAGACACAATGGATGACGATGATACAGTATGTGCTAAAAAAGAATCTAAGATAGAGTCTACATCTCCAGTTCAAgacaaaataaaacaagatgATACAGAGCACATTAAAGAAGTATCTAAGATAGTGTCAATGGAGGAAGACTGTAGTGTTCACATTGCTGGGCAAACTCAATCTAATCAAAAACTTGGCAGCAAAACACCCTTATCTCATAATGTG GATGTGGATATGATGCAATTAACTTTCCCTCATAATGTTCGACTTAATGCATCATGTGTTACACCTTCTAGCAAGCCTAAAGTCACCAGATCACAAAAACGCAGCCCAATTGTCACATCACAAGCTGAAGTTCCAAAAGTCAATAAAAggcaaaaaatcaaagattcaTCGCAG GAATCTAGATTGGGTGATGACGAGGATATGAATGAGTTCGAACCATTTACTGAAATGGAGAAGATCATATGTAactacatttttaataaaaattttgaagagag TGAAGTTCTTGTTTCCATGAAATATGAGTATGGTGATCGTGCAGCTTTCAATACCTTGCTCCCTAACCAATGGATAAGCAGTCAG attattaattTGTTCGTTTGCAAGATGAGGATGGAAGAAAACAAATATACAGACATGTTTGTGTGGTATTTGCCAACGCATTTTGCT caaaaaatgCTTGAAGAAGATGGCAATCCCACACTAGAATGGTTTAAAAAGACATATAGGGACGATGACAAGTATATGTCAAATTTGGTGAAGTGTGAACGG ATTTTTATCCCTATGAATGACAATAATAGTCATTGGTACTTATGTGTCGTTGATTTTgcaaaaagaattatatatatactggACTCTTTGCAAAGTAGAACTAGTGAAGGCATTCgaacaaaaaatgttaaaactgTG GTTACAGGCCTTGATAAGTTGTTgagttttttggagaaagaCAAGTATATTGATAATATTACCAGATTTAAATTCAAATCACCCATCTCAAATCCTCAACAAAATAATGG gtATGATTGCGGGATGTATGTTATAAAACACATGTTTACAAATACTTCCAGCAGGCATTTACCCCTTTTG GAGAGTTGGTCGGAACGTTTACGGTACAAGTTGGCAGCAAGTCTAGTGCTTTCAAAGAATAATGATCAACGTTCAAGAATTGTTGAAATTGCTAGAAACATTCCACTACAGGAATATTTTCGGTCACTCAAAGATTAG